In Miscanthus floridulus cultivar M001 chromosome 19, ASM1932011v1, whole genome shotgun sequence, the DNA window GTCTGATGGcatgaaactttgtaattttgTTACTATTTGTAATGAAGTTCGGTTTGTCCGTgttggaaaaaaaaaagattcataAGTACAAAGCCAACACCAAACTGGGTTATCTCGAAGTTCCTCTCTGTTATTAAATAATCACATGTTTTGCTTACGGTATTAAATGAGCAATTATCAGCTGTCACCTGGCAACGCACAAAAACTCTAAATCATAACGTACAGAATCAGCTTCAACAATAACGACACAATTTAATATTGCAAGGTAAAAATTCAAGCAGAGTGCAGAGTGCAATTCTTAGAGTTCCAATCATCCATAATTTATTTTCTATAAAAGGAAAGAAAAGCTATAAAGAAGCAATAAACAAGAAATGACTAGAAAACACATATTCAATGGAACCCCTTGCACAATTCAGGAACAGAAAGTGGTATGTTGCATTCTGATTTTCACTACTTACCTTCTGTAGACAGCAGCTCACAGTGATTGTGCTCTGCTAATTCTAGAGAGGCCATCTGTTGAAATTGCCTGCAGAAGAGGAATATTATTTCTCTAGATAATGAACAAGATAGTACTACCTTTCGATGATTAACATGATAGCAACAAAATTCAAACTTACAAAAACAAGTTTTAGCCAGCAAGGAAATGCCAAATTGATGGAAATTGAAAACAGTTAAAGTAGGATGTAATAAGAATCTTAAAGTGCCCTCTTAGTGCAATGTCATGACTCATGCGAGCACCCCTGATACATGTTCCATATGAAAAGTGTCACCGCTGTGCTCCCTTGTTGTACCTCACATTCTCAAGTATTTTGAGAATACCCAAACAATACATCATATCCCTATTATACAGAGGTAGTTACTGCCAACACCGCTATAGGCAaagccaaaaaaaagaaaaagagatgcAGCATCAGTTATAGTTTGTTTTATGAATGCATCAAACAACAAAAGAAGTCATAACATGCAAAACAAAACATTTCATACCTTATCtttgcattcatctcatacatcttgCTACTGAACTCCTCTCTGCAACAGTGGGGGGGAAGTATAAGCATGATCACAATAAAAATATAGTACAGAACAACACACATGTGACATTTTGCAGAGCAACAAAGCATTACATAGAGTACATATTACTCACCTCTCACTGTCTCCCTTGCTCTTTTAGAGCAAATTCGTGAAGCGCCAACAGCACATCCATTCCGATCCAAACCATACACCAGAATGAACATACGTTAATTAATACTAAAGCAACAAAGAGACCAAATTCGCTGCGAAATTTGGAGCTCTAACTTTGAGCGCGTCCAGATGAGTGCCGGCCTTCGAGATCTCCTCCTGGAGATGCGAGATCGTCGCCTAAACGCACCAAAGTAATTCGGATCACGAAAATTGGGCATAGCAAGCGCGATAATTCAGAAATTTCAGGGCGAGACGAGGAGAAACCTCTAGCGCAAGGATGGAGTCGGCGGCGATCGCGGCTTGCACCTGGCTCCCGCGGAGGTCCTGCTCCGCAGCCTCCCGCGCGCGCTTCGCGGCCTCGAGCTCCGCTGCGGCCGCGTCTGCCGCGGCGCGCGCATCGGCGAGGCGCCGCTTGAGGTCGGACACCCTGCGCTCTGCGCGCACGCCAAGCGGGAgacggagcgtccgatcagccgCGGACGCGTGCGAATAACCTAGTGGCGTGCGCGCTCGGCGCGGGAGGGGTTGGGTGCAGCAGGGTGCTTACCGCCGTGGGACTTCTCGTAGGCGAAGTCGCGGATGATGGAGAGGAGCTGCTTCGGGGTGTCACCGCCCGACGCCGACGCAGCTGCAGCCATTGGTTCCGGGAAGCCGTCCGTGAAAGGCCCTTCTCGAAGCTTCTGGAGGTCGGTCAGGCCGGGAGGGGGGGTTTGGTTTTTTTTCCCGCCTTTCGATTTGGAGGGATGGTCGAAGAAGAGGGAAATGGAATGGGCTTGTAGTTggtgtacacgtatgttgcaagcatccgttccaaatgtttcatctgctttttCAGATTTATGTTGCAAGTGCGTTTATTTGGAtggtgcatatgtttcacacatacgttgCAAGAGTAGGTTCAAAATGTTTTAGCTATTTCGGTCTTTATGTAGCAATAAgtgtttttatgttgcaagttgtaagtgttttatctagatattgcatatgtttcatacacatgttgcaagtatatgttctaaatgtttcatctgcttcagaCTTATGTTCCCTTCAagttttttatgttgcaagtgtttcgtattTGAGAGGTATGTTTAGAGAGTTATGGGAGCATGGCCCAGGCGCCAGGGaaagggtgaaagctctagtttgattttggtgaattgatgaaaccctaggtgctaaccTATTGCTTtcagtgatcatgagatagggtagcacattccaagtgatggagcaaatggatgaagatcatgatggtggtgatggccgtggtgatgatcaagtgctcgggcttggaaaagaagaaagagaaaaataaaatgggctcaagacaaaggtgatatccatagagtcattttgttttggtgatcgagacacttagtgagtgtgatcacatttaggatagatagtcgtactattaagaggggtgaaactcttcgtgaaatgcggttattaaagtgccactagatgttctaactcatcgcatatgcatttagattctaatgagtgctaacacccttaaatttttttgtgaaaatatgctaacacacgtgcacaagatgatacacttggtggttgacacatttgttCAAGGGTGGCAAAATTTGTAAAGTGGAGGAGGTGTTTCgtgttgaccggaccctgcggtgTGCGTCTGGTCAACGTGGCAGAGAAGAGTGCGGCCTCGGGTCC includes these proteins:
- the LOC136528918 gene encoding uncharacterized protein, translated to MAAAASASGGDTPKQLLSIIRDFAYEKSHGERRVSDLKRRLADARAAADAAAAELEAAKRAREAAEQDLRGSQVQAAIAADSILALEATISHLQEEISKAGTHLDALKSKGDSEREEFSSKMYEMNAKIRQFQQMASLELAEHNHCELLSTEGEHVRDKSKTVDSEGNLKELADKVSNTEAEVQILEEEYKKDLLDHDKVRQELADVQAKRAFMEAVMGETKQLQELGERAAELEKVHASLAEELQRRYTCPGCGVNNMPGLEEAAN